A genomic segment from Polyangium mundeleinium encodes:
- the adhP gene encoding alcohol dehydrogenase AdhP, with translation MQRTMRAAVVRAFGQPLVIEEVPVPVPSAGEVLVRIVASGVCHTDLHAANGDWPVKPALPFIPGHEGVGYVAALGAGVTTLKEGDRVGVPWLHNACGACDHCITGWETLCPSQKNTGYSVNGGHAEYVVAPAAYVGRIPDAISFVDAAPILCAGVTSYKGLKETEARPGQWVVISGIGGLGHLAIPYARAMGLRVAAVDVGADKLDLARELGAEVVVDALHADPAAEVQRQIGGAHGALVTAVSPGAFRQALGTLRSGGTCVFVGLPPGDFPTPIFDVVLKRLTLRGSIVGTRMDLKEALEIAAHDGIKPTTEVQPLESINSVFARMNEGAIHGRVVLALGEDEKR, from the coding sequence ATGCAACGTACGATGAGGGCCGCGGTCGTTCGGGCGTTTGGACAGCCGCTTGTCATCGAGGAGGTCCCCGTTCCCGTGCCGAGCGCAGGCGAGGTCCTCGTTCGAATCGTGGCGAGCGGGGTTTGCCATACCGACCTCCACGCGGCGAACGGTGATTGGCCGGTCAAACCCGCGCTCCCGTTCATCCCCGGCCACGAGGGCGTCGGGTACGTGGCCGCGCTCGGCGCCGGCGTCACCACGCTGAAAGAGGGCGACCGCGTCGGCGTCCCCTGGCTCCACAACGCCTGCGGTGCTTGCGATCATTGCATCACCGGCTGGGAGACGTTGTGCCCGTCGCAGAAAAACACGGGTTATTCCGTCAACGGCGGCCACGCCGAGTACGTCGTCGCGCCTGCGGCGTACGTGGGACGGATTCCGGACGCGATCAGCTTCGTGGACGCTGCGCCGATCCTCTGCGCGGGCGTGACCAGCTACAAGGGCCTCAAGGAAACGGAGGCGCGCCCGGGGCAATGGGTCGTCATCTCGGGCATCGGCGGCCTCGGGCACCTCGCGATTCCTTATGCAAGGGCCATGGGCCTGCGCGTCGCGGCCGTGGACGTGGGCGCGGACAAACTCGACCTCGCCCGCGAACTCGGCGCCGAGGTGGTCGTCGACGCCCTCCACGCCGACCCGGCGGCCGAGGTCCAGCGGCAAATCGGCGGCGCGCACGGGGCGCTCGTCACGGCGGTCTCGCCGGGCGCCTTCCGCCAGGCCCTCGGGACCCTTCGTTCCGGCGGGACGTGTGTGTTCGTCGGCCTGCCGCCCGGCGATTTCCCGACGCCGATCTTCGACGTCGTGCTCAAGCGCCTCACGCTTCGTGGATCGATCGTGGGCACCCGTATGGACCTGAAGGAAGCGCTGGAGATTGCCGCGCACGATGGGATCAAGCCCACGACCGAGGTCCAGCCGCTCGAATCGATCAACAGCGTGTTCGCGCGTATGAATGAAGGGGCGATCCACGGACGCGTGGTGCTCGCCCTTGGTGAGGACGAAAAGCGGTAG
- a CDS encoding ATP-binding protein, which translates to MRKLLVLLGRIRMRLLAVNLLALFVPAIGLEFARIHERELLDALERDMSNQAVLVRSFVEQDLGAGRALGDPEHEKILATAAQRTRTRIRLVDKDGEVRADSHAEGPPEGPEPPPPLMLPRPRDVRRALDVRAAHGEAWPALAERFEVRSALAGKKATRTRIRDRDPGVILFLAEPIRVGGVVTGVVYVARSTQPVLFELYRIRAGLGRVLLVALLGTGLVTLVLAWSISRPLGRLSRAAKRIAMGERDVVVPIGGGGEIRELGESFAAMKERLDARMRYISEFAADVAHEFKSPLTSIRGAAELLGEGAHDDPEARVRFLRNIELDVERLDRLVSRLLQLSRIEASAEPMRACDLSALALAAKERASGPDQPVLLEFSASVRDVFCRPTDVETALGNLLDNAVRFSPPGEPVRLRVEGGPPEAVIRISVEDRGPGVPPAILPRIFDRFFTTDADRDGTGLGLAIVKSVAEAHGGRVIVDNRPGHGVTFTLEIPCRR; encoded by the coding sequence GTGCGTAAGCTGCTCGTGCTGCTCGGCCGCATCCGGATGCGGCTGCTCGCGGTGAACCTGCTCGCGCTCTTCGTGCCCGCGATCGGGCTCGAATTCGCGCGGATCCACGAGCGGGAGCTGCTCGACGCGCTCGAGCGCGACATGTCGAACCAGGCCGTCCTCGTACGATCCTTCGTCGAGCAAGACCTCGGCGCGGGCCGCGCGCTCGGGGATCCGGAGCACGAGAAGATCCTCGCGACGGCGGCGCAGCGGACGCGGACGCGGATCCGGCTCGTGGACAAGGACGGCGAGGTGAGGGCCGACTCGCACGCGGAGGGGCCGCCCGAGGGGCCGGAGCCGCCGCCGCCGTTGATGCTGCCGCGCCCGCGGGACGTGCGGCGGGCCCTCGACGTGCGCGCGGCGCACGGCGAGGCGTGGCCGGCGCTCGCGGAGCGCTTCGAGGTGCGCTCGGCGCTCGCGGGCAAGAAGGCCACACGCACGCGCATCCGCGACCGCGACCCGGGCGTGATCCTCTTCCTCGCAGAGCCGATCCGCGTGGGCGGCGTGGTGACGGGCGTCGTGTACGTCGCGCGCTCGACGCAGCCTGTCCTGTTCGAGCTCTACCGCATCCGCGCGGGCCTCGGGCGTGTGCTCCTCGTCGCGCTCCTCGGCACGGGCCTCGTGACGCTCGTGCTCGCGTGGAGCATCTCGCGTCCGCTCGGCCGGCTCTCGCGCGCGGCCAAGCGCATCGCGATGGGCGAGCGGGACGTGGTCGTCCCGATCGGCGGCGGCGGCGAGATCCGCGAGCTCGGCGAATCGTTCGCGGCGATGAAAGAGCGGCTCGACGCGCGCATGCGCTACATCTCGGAGTTCGCGGCGGACGTGGCGCACGAGTTCAAGTCGCCGCTCACCTCGATCCGCGGCGCGGCGGAGCTGCTCGGGGAAGGCGCGCACGACGATCCCGAGGCGCGCGTGCGTTTTTTGCGGAACATCGAGCTCGACGTCGAGCGGCTCGATCGGCTGGTCTCGCGCCTGCTCCAGCTCTCGCGCATCGAGGCCTCGGCCGAGCCGATGCGCGCATGTGACCTCTCGGCGCTCGCGCTCGCCGCGAAGGAGCGCGCGTCGGGCCCGGATCAGCCGGTGCTCCTCGAATTCTCGGCGAGCGTGCGTGACGTGTTCTGCCGGCCCACGGACGTCGAGACCGCGCTCGGGAACCTGCTCGACAATGCGGTGCGATTCTCGCCGCCGGGCGAGCCGGTGCGCCTCCGCGTCGAGGGTGGTCCGCCCGAGGCCGTGATCCGCATCTCCGTGGAAGATCGCGGCCCCGGCGTGCCGCCCGCGATCCTGCCGCGTATCTTCGACAGGTTCTTCACGACGGACGCGGATCGCGACGGCACGGGCCTCGGGCTCGCGATCGTGAAGAGCGTGGCGGAGGCGCACGGTGGGCGGGTGATCGTCGACAATCGGCCCGGCCACGGGGTCACCTTCACGCTGGAGATTCCCTGCCGGCGGTAA
- a CDS encoding response regulator transcription factor, producing the protein MSKHILVVDDEARIREVLQYALHKEGYEVSVVTDGREAIEAVAKGGVDLVILDVMLPEVDGLSACRHIRTESRVPILFLSARSDEIDRVLGLDLGGDDYLTKPFSVRELVARVKALFRRLEAPGEAARKVLTHGRIEVDVERHEARLDGAPVTLTATELGLLGALLERPGIVLSRSQLMTRAYRYDNLITERTIDTHVRRIRAKFRAAGGEDPIATVHGVGYKVAGA; encoded by the coding sequence GTGAGCAAGCACATCCTGGTCGTCGACGACGAGGCGCGCATCCGGGAGGTTTTGCAGTACGCGCTGCACAAGGAGGGCTACGAGGTCTCCGTCGTGACCGACGGCCGCGAGGCGATCGAGGCCGTCGCGAAGGGCGGCGTGGACCTCGTGATCCTCGACGTGATGCTCCCCGAGGTCGACGGCCTCTCCGCGTGCCGCCACATCCGCACCGAGAGCCGCGTGCCGATCCTGTTCCTGTCGGCGCGCAGCGACGAGATCGATCGCGTGCTCGGGCTCGACCTCGGCGGCGACGACTACCTCACGAAGCCCTTCTCGGTCCGCGAACTCGTGGCGCGCGTAAAGGCCTTGTTCCGCAGGCTCGAAGCGCCGGGCGAGGCGGCGCGCAAGGTGCTGACGCACGGCCGGATCGAGGTCGACGTGGAGCGCCACGAAGCGCGGCTCGACGGCGCGCCCGTCACGCTCACGGCGACCGAGCTCGGCCTGCTCGGCGCGCTGCTCGAGCGCCCCGGGATCGTCCTCTCGCGCAGCCAGCTCATGACGCGCGCCTACCGCTACGACAACCTGATCACCGAGCGCACGATCGACACACACGTCCGCAGGATCCGCGCGAAGTTCCGCGCGGCCGGCGGCGAGGACCCGATCGCGACGGTGCACGGCGTCGGATACAAGGTCGCCGGTGCGTAA
- a CDS encoding NAD-dependent epimerase/dehydratase family protein, whose protein sequence is MHVLVIGGTRFVGPLLVHRLLAGGHQVTLFNRGTLPDPFGARIERLQGDRTTADLSRVMQHRHFDAAVDFAAYRWEDTRGAVDALGGRVGHYVFISTGQVYLVREGAPRPSREIDYDGPVMPRPADEDELANWEYGTGKRDCEDALVDAFEKSRFPSTRVRIPIVNGERDHYRRLDRYLLRLVDGGPVIVPDGGTQPVRHVYGGEVARFLVEILGREPTFGKAYNVCQKETPSLLELLAMLRGMLGSRAKLAPVASADVLAAGLDLRAVSPFSSKWMSMLDPSKAEAELGFRHEPFATSLGKIVASFLAYGYATPPDGYEHRPREIELAERWLKERETVRPPPTMRFE, encoded by the coding sequence ATGCACGTTCTCGTCATCGGCGGGACACGGTTCGTCGGGCCGCTCCTCGTGCACCGGCTGCTCGCGGGGGGGCACCAGGTGACCTTGTTCAATCGCGGGACCCTGCCGGATCCTTTCGGCGCGCGGATCGAGCGGCTCCAGGGTGATCGGACGACGGCGGACCTGTCGCGGGTCATGCAACACCGCCACTTCGACGCGGCGGTCGACTTCGCGGCCTACCGCTGGGAGGACACGCGCGGCGCTGTGGATGCGCTCGGCGGCCGCGTGGGGCACTACGTCTTCATCAGCACGGGCCAGGTCTACCTCGTGCGCGAGGGCGCCCCGCGACCTTCGCGCGAGATCGATTATGACGGCCCCGTGATGCCCCGCCCCGCGGACGAGGACGAGCTGGCGAACTGGGAGTACGGCACGGGCAAACGCGATTGCGAGGACGCGCTCGTCGACGCCTTCGAGAAATCGCGATTCCCTTCGACGCGGGTACGTATCCCCATCGTGAACGGCGAGCGCGACCATTATCGCCGGCTCGATCGTTACCTCCTCCGCCTCGTCGACGGTGGTCCTGTCATCGTCCCGGATGGCGGGACGCAGCCGGTTCGTCACGTGTATGGGGGCGAGGTCGCGCGGTTCCTCGTGGAAATCCTCGGCCGCGAGCCGACGTTCGGCAAAGCGTACAACGTCTGCCAAAAGGAGACGCCCTCCCTCCTGGAGCTGCTCGCGATGCTACGAGGAATGCTCGGATCCCGGGCCAAGCTCGCGCCCGTCGCGTCCGCGGACGTCCTCGCCGCGGGGCTCGACCTCCGCGCGGTCTCGCCGTTCAGCAGCAAATGGATGTCGATGCTGGATCCTTCGAAGGCGGAGGCCGAGCTCGGCTTCCGCCACGAGCCGTTCGCCACGTCCCTCGGCAAGATCGTCGCGAGCTTCCTCGCGTACGGGTATGCGACGCCGCCGGATGGGTATGAGCACCGGCCGAGGGAGATCGAGCTCGCCGAGCGCTGGCTCAAGGAGCGGGAGACCGTGCGGCCTCCGCCCACGATGCGCTTCGAGTAG
- a CDS encoding alpha/beta fold hydrolase yields the protein MTFEDQEPRVLEREGCPLHYWLVGDATRPLVVLTHGAGLDHRMWRDNVEALAEHHRVLLWDVRGHGLSRPMGTRFTVETVIDDMVALLDAIGAPPAVHVGQSMGGNLAQELVRRHPDRVRALVLVDCACNTAALSWMERLGVWLTPAMLRLYPYGALLRHSAQSISALESVRGYCQDAMSRLEKHETLDVMMAVLGCMRDEPDARIPKPFVLVRGALSRAGSIAKQGPAWARRDPSCRVDVVIADANHCVNMDAPRAFNDAVRSFLATLA from the coding sequence ATGACGTTCGAGGATCAGGAGCCGCGCGTTCTCGAACGAGAAGGCTGTCCGCTTCACTACTGGCTCGTCGGCGACGCGACGCGTCCGCTCGTCGTGCTCACCCACGGCGCGGGGCTCGATCACCGGATGTGGCGTGACAACGTCGAAGCGCTCGCCGAGCACCATCGTGTGCTCCTCTGGGACGTGCGCGGGCACGGGCTCTCGCGACCGATGGGGACACGTTTCACGGTCGAGACGGTGATCGACGACATGGTGGCGCTGCTCGACGCGATCGGCGCGCCGCCGGCGGTGCACGTGGGGCAGAGCATGGGAGGGAACCTGGCGCAGGAGCTCGTCCGGAGGCACCCCGATCGCGTGCGCGCGCTCGTGCTCGTGGACTGCGCGTGCAACACGGCGGCGCTCTCCTGGATGGAGCGCCTCGGCGTGTGGCTCACGCCCGCAATGCTCCGGCTCTATCCGTACGGCGCCTTGTTGCGACATAGCGCGCAATCGATCTCGGCCTTGGAGAGCGTGCGTGGGTACTGCCAGGACGCGATGTCGCGCCTCGAAAAGCACGAGACGCTCGACGTGATGATGGCGGTCCTCGGCTGCATGCGTGACGAGCCGGACGCCCGCATCCCGAAGCCGTTCGTGCTCGTGCGCGGGGCGCTGAGCCGCGCCGGATCGATCGCGAAACAAGGGCCCGCGTGGGCCCGGCGGGATCCCTCGTGTCGCGTCGACGTGGTGATCGCGGACGCGAACCACTGCGTGAACATGGATGCGCCTCGGGCCTTCAACGACGCCGTGCGCTCGTTCCTCGCGACGCTCGCGTGA
- a CDS encoding DUF4476 domain-containing protein, whose translation MKKYATILALCAPLLGPAMEARADDGIGASFQGQMQMRLPAQVQWQPPVQVQSPVQTAPPAVRPYGPRSVPRPQYGPSPTPRRYAHASPGYTELRIAPAFGGIAWIYDGDTLVGSIEGRPGVMFVPEGRAYGVVMTRGDRRVWQGQVQATPGVVALSLDRYGAPIVERIPPPPSQGAYPPPSFELEQPLSAIQFRTSIADLEALRDDRSRLAFLGEVFGARAVTVGQAHDLIARFAFEESRLRALELLAPNLVGRGDASRLLDDFVSYEGRARAAAILRLP comes from the coding sequence ATGAAGAAGTACGCGACGATCCTGGCATTGTGCGCCCCTCTGCTCGGGCCGGCGATGGAGGCACGAGCGGACGATGGGATCGGGGCGTCGTTTCAGGGGCAAATGCAGATGAGATTGCCCGCGCAAGTGCAATGGCAACCGCCCGTGCAGGTGCAATCGCCCGTCCAGACGGCTCCCCCGGCGGTGCGTCCTTATGGCCCGCGATCGGTCCCGCGCCCGCAATATGGGCCCTCCCCCACGCCGAGACGTTACGCGCACGCGTCCCCCGGCTACACCGAGCTCCGCATCGCGCCGGCCTTCGGCGGGATCGCCTGGATCTACGACGGCGACACCCTCGTCGGCTCGATCGAGGGGCGCCCCGGCGTCATGTTCGTCCCCGAGGGGCGCGCGTACGGCGTCGTCATGACCCGCGGCGATCGCAGGGTTTGGCAGGGCCAGGTCCAGGCCACGCCCGGCGTCGTCGCCCTCTCCCTCGACCGCTACGGCGCCCCGATCGTCGAGCGGATCCCGCCACCCCCTTCGCAAGGCGCCTATCCGCCGCCTTCGTTCGAGCTCGAACAGCCCTTGTCGGCCATTCAGTTCCGCACCTCGATTGCCGACCTGGAGGCCTTGCGGGACGACCGCAGCCGCCTCGCGTTCCTCGGTGAGGTCTTCGGGGCTCGCGCCGTCACCGTCGGGCAGGCGCACGATCTGATCGCTCGCTTCGCGTTCGAAGAATCGCGCCTCCGCGCGCTCGAGCTCCTCGCACCGAACCTCGTCGGCCGCGGCGACGCCTCGCGCCTGCTCGACGATTTCGTCTCCTACGAGGGCCGCGCCCGCGCCGCTGCCATTCTGCGCTTGCCGTGA
- a CDS encoding metallophosphoesterase family protein, with protein sequence MPSGGPRLCVLHISDLHFCATEARGHYWNTEATELAVAPHNRRGLLGSLLYDLRNEGLAPDLVVVSGDLLDRGNETGIEPVVVFLKALAEGLGLPVSRLVIAPGNHDVLRGGDPAGRYVLYDRIRGALYGDTRPAFAEGTPPHQRVDHHVFEDLDVEVVAFNSCEELEASAQKEHGSVGVGQRDHADGLLRRTRTKGHFRIAVVHHHLESPAGVGRTDYSVMTDAGGMRRWLARERFQLALHGHQHVDWHDVRELDGWFLAIAAAASAGVAEYGRKEWALPIAYQILVVEGPTRGRRIRREYDPQTMEWADAGRGEDTQALRFGPADAAVSSGPAREAKVPPPPEEAAPPSLTRKGRIAVKIQHLERAIDSHRSTLRVQLVSLGAAVFLAVALAAYLYRMLPPVLSVSGGFALLFAGSIGLPMRLASYRESIDRLHFLKDGYQRCASHRDDELVQVLDERFQRLI encoded by the coding sequence ATGCCGTCGGGTGGACCGAGGCTCTGCGTACTCCACATCTCGGACCTGCATTTCTGCGCGACCGAGGCGCGCGGCCACTACTGGAACACCGAGGCCACCGAGCTCGCCGTCGCGCCCCACAACCGCCGGGGGCTTCTCGGCAGCCTGCTCTACGACCTCCGCAACGAGGGCCTCGCACCCGATCTCGTCGTCGTCTCCGGCGACCTGCTCGACCGCGGCAACGAGACCGGCATCGAGCCCGTCGTCGTGTTCCTGAAGGCCCTCGCCGAGGGCCTCGGGCTGCCGGTCTCGCGACTCGTGATCGCCCCGGGAAATCACGACGTCCTGCGCGGCGGTGATCCCGCGGGCCGGTACGTCCTGTACGACCGCATCCGCGGCGCGCTCTACGGCGACACGCGTCCGGCCTTCGCGGAGGGCACGCCGCCGCACCAGCGCGTCGATCATCACGTCTTCGAGGACCTCGACGTCGAGGTCGTCGCGTTCAACTCCTGCGAGGAGCTCGAAGCGAGCGCGCAGAAGGAGCACGGGTCGGTCGGCGTTGGCCAGCGCGACCATGCGGACGGGCTCCTCCGGCGCACGCGGACCAAGGGCCATTTCCGGATCGCGGTCGTCCATCACCACCTGGAGAGCCCGGCGGGCGTCGGGCGCACCGATTACAGCGTCATGACCGACGCGGGCGGCATGCGGCGCTGGCTCGCGCGCGAGCGATTCCAGCTCGCGCTCCACGGCCACCAGCACGTCGATTGGCATGACGTCCGCGAGCTCGACGGCTGGTTCCTCGCCATCGCCGCCGCGGCGAGCGCGGGCGTCGCCGAGTACGGCCGCAAGGAATGGGCGCTCCCCATTGCCTACCAGATCCTCGTCGTCGAGGGCCCGACCCGCGGGCGCCGCATTCGCCGCGAATACGATCCGCAAACCATGGAATGGGCCGATGCGGGCCGCGGCGAGGACACCCAGGCCCTCCGGTTCGGCCCCGCGGACGCGGCCGTCTCCTCGGGACCCGCGCGGGAAGCCAAGGTCCCTCCGCCGCCAGAGGAAGCTGCCCCGCCGAGCCTCACGCGCAAGGGCCGCATCGCCGTCAAGATCCAGCACCTCGAGCGCGCGATCGACTCGCACCGCAGCACGCTCCGTGTGCAGCTCGTGAGCCTCGGCGCCGCCGTGTTCCTCGCCGTCGCGCTTGCGGCCTACCTCTACCGCATGTTGCCGCCGGTCCTCTCGGTCTCGGGCGGCTTCGCGCTCCTCTTCGCGGGCTCGATTGGGCTGCCGATGCGTCTCGCGTCGTACCGCGAGTCGATCGACAGGCTTCATTTTTTGAAAGACGGCTATCAGCGTTGCGCGTCGCACCGCGACGACGAGCTCGTGCAGGTGCTCGACGAGCGATTCCAGCGGCTCATTTGA
- a CDS encoding MopE-related protein, translating into MRPPHDPGILPLLLMRVSTFAFAFALAVPALLLACGARSDPTEFDLGSGGGGTGGVGGTGGTGGGPPVCTVELCNGVDDDCDGVIDEESQNAGADCITDLPGICKDGTVVCTGGALACVQDLDPKPEICGNGIDEDCNGIIDDACAKGNGCSDGTREAFVDEQNFPLIAACSGGWSVPGVSSLPQCNHLAGDTSPNPSGDGCSAADLCSPGFHICKGSDDVASRSPGGCSGADYPPNVFFATRQGSTGCGICTLGTNEDPDTCNGCSCGENCKTTELTANDLFGCGTLGEFHDHCGVLNVTSNNSCGALFWPWQCGDGDLCAEAHIVTKPGPEGGGVLCCAD; encoded by the coding sequence TTGCGGCCCCCCCACGATCCAGGCATCCTGCCGCTCCTGCTCATGCGTGTGTCCACCTTCGCCTTCGCCTTCGCCCTCGCCGTGCCCGCCCTGCTCCTCGCCTGCGGCGCTCGCAGCGATCCCACGGAATTCGATCTCGGGAGCGGCGGCGGCGGCACGGGCGGCGTGGGCGGTACGGGCGGTACGGGCGGCGGCCCTCCCGTCTGCACCGTCGAGCTTTGCAACGGTGTCGACGACGATTGCGACGGCGTGATCGACGAGGAGAGCCAGAACGCAGGCGCCGATTGCATCACGGACCTGCCGGGCATTTGCAAGGACGGCACCGTGGTCTGCACCGGAGGCGCGCTCGCGTGCGTGCAGGACCTGGACCCGAAGCCGGAAATCTGCGGAAACGGCATCGACGAGGATTGCAACGGCATCATCGACGACGCCTGCGCCAAGGGCAACGGCTGCAGCGACGGCACGCGCGAGGCGTTCGTCGACGAGCAGAATTTCCCGCTCATCGCCGCCTGCTCGGGCGGATGGAGCGTCCCGGGCGTCAGTTCTCTCCCGCAATGCAATCACCTCGCCGGCGACACGAGCCCGAATCCCAGCGGCGACGGCTGCAGCGCGGCCGACCTCTGCTCGCCCGGCTTCCACATCTGCAAGGGCTCGGACGACGTCGCCTCGCGCTCGCCCGGGGGCTGCTCCGGCGCGGACTACCCGCCGAACGTCTTTTTCGCCACCCGGCAGGGCTCGACCGGCTGCGGCATCTGCACGCTCGGCACCAACGAGGATCCCGACACCTGCAATGGTTGTAGCTGCGGCGAGAACTGCAAGACCACCGAGCTCACGGCGAACGACCTCTTCGGCTGCGGCACGCTCGGCGAGTTCCACGACCACTGCGGCGTCCTGAACGTCACCTCGAACAACAGTTGCGGCGCGCTGTTCTGGCCGTGGCAATGCGGGGACGGGGATCTCTGCGCCGAGGCGCACATCGTCACGAAGCCCGGCCCCGAGGGCGGCGGCGTGCTCTGCTGCGCGGATTGA
- a CDS encoding serine/threonine-protein kinase, with amino-acid sequence MPRSIERIGPYEVIGELASGGMATTYLARKTGEVGFERLVVMKRVHPHLLKEPNLRDMLADEARVAASMRHPNVVPVEDVVNASGELCLVMPYVESLSLGALVDAARRAGERLPPAVASRILLDVLAGLDAAHEAKDLRGEPLEIVHRDVSPRNVLVGTDGRARLIDFGVAKAARRITQTGSGIMKGTIAYMAPEQLRRRELDRRADVFAAGVVLHEAITGERLFNGHDEADVLIGVLADEIPRLSEGALGLSPAIDEVLETALSRDPEERFASAAAFAEALERALPPAPAREVSAILARLGAAEIERRREAVRVFLDQPRVDTAENTPRRRSSSRTILMLASAAALAGGGLLALEAMRRAAPSPARANAGVEARVASARDAAGIVERNASGEAAPSERGPVPAAATAEARPSSGGAAGSAHPKAPASRWDLHANPYQAGEIGDNRR; translated from the coding sequence ATGCCGCGATCGATCGAGCGGATCGGTCCGTACGAGGTGATCGGCGAGCTCGCCTCCGGGGGCATGGCGACGACGTACCTGGCGCGCAAGACGGGCGAGGTCGGCTTCGAACGGCTCGTCGTGATGAAGCGCGTGCATCCGCATCTGCTGAAGGAGCCGAACCTCCGGGACATGCTGGCCGACGAGGCGCGCGTCGCGGCGTCGATGCGGCATCCGAACGTGGTGCCGGTGGAGGACGTAGTGAATGCGTCGGGCGAGCTTTGCCTCGTGATGCCGTACGTCGAGTCGCTCTCGCTCGGCGCGCTGGTCGATGCGGCCCGGCGTGCGGGCGAGCGGCTTCCCCCCGCGGTGGCGAGCCGGATCCTGCTCGACGTGCTGGCCGGGCTCGACGCGGCGCACGAAGCGAAGGATCTGCGCGGCGAGCCGCTCGAGATCGTGCACCGCGACGTGAGCCCGCGGAACGTGCTCGTCGGCACGGACGGGCGCGCACGGCTCATCGATTTCGGCGTGGCCAAAGCAGCGCGGCGGATCACGCAGACGGGCAGCGGAATCATGAAGGGGACGATCGCGTACATGGCGCCAGAGCAGCTCCGGCGTCGTGAGCTCGATCGGCGCGCGGACGTGTTCGCCGCAGGCGTGGTGTTGCACGAGGCGATCACGGGCGAGCGGCTCTTCAACGGGCACGACGAGGCGGACGTGCTGATCGGCGTGCTCGCAGACGAGATCCCGCGGCTCTCGGAGGGGGCGCTGGGCCTCTCGCCTGCGATTGATGAGGTGCTCGAAACGGCGCTCTCCCGTGATCCCGAGGAGCGCTTCGCCTCGGCCGCGGCGTTCGCGGAGGCGCTCGAACGTGCACTCCCGCCGGCGCCTGCGCGGGAGGTCTCTGCGATCCTCGCGCGGCTCGGAGCAGCGGAGATCGAACGGCGGCGGGAGGCGGTGCGTGTTTTTCTGGACCAACCAAGGGTCGATACCGCGGAGAACACGCCACGCCGGCGCTCGTCGTCGCGGACGATCTTGATGCTGGCCTCGGCCGCGGCGCTCGCAGGAGGCGGCCTCCTCGCGCTCGAAGCGATGCGACGGGCGGCGCCGAGCCCTGCACGCGCGAACGCGGGTGTGGAGGCGCGCGTGGCGTCGGCGCGGGATGCCGCGGGGATTGTCGAGAGGAACGCGTCGGGCGAGGCGGCGCCGAGCGAGCGCGGGCCCGTTCCGGCGGCAGCGACGGCCGAGGCGAGGCCGTCTTCGGGCGGGGCGGCGGGATCGGCGCACCCGAAAGCACCGGCGTCGCGGTGGGATCTGCACGCGAATCCGTATCAAGCGGGAGAGATCGGCGACAATCGCCGGTGA